A stretch of the Campylobacter sp. 19-13652 genome encodes the following:
- a CDS encoding tRNA-dihydrouridine synthase encodes MIDFSKKPLFLAPLAGFSDIPLRSVVRRFGADVTVSEMISANALVYEGKKSLALAQKAKDENPYIVQIAGSDTENIKKAVLILNELDGIDGIDLNCGCPVPKVVKQCSGSALLKDLSQLSRIVKTIKSVSNKKLTSVKMRLGFDEKIPDKIAIACEEAGADYITIHGRTRAGGYSAQVDYEAIARAKQAVKIPVVANGDIDDKNAKEVLDFTGCDGLMIGRASIGRPWIFSEIKGGKSVSDELRREIVLAHFDAMLERYGSFGVGIFRKHLHQYSKGMAEASAFRDEINRIDDAAIFRTKIEEFFA; translated from the coding sequence ATGATAGACTTTAGCAAAAAGCCACTGTTTCTAGCGCCACTTGCAGGCTTTTCTGACATACCGCTTCGCTCTGTAGTGCGCCGATTTGGGGCTGATGTAACAGTTAGTGAGATGATAAGTGCTAATGCGCTAGTTTATGAGGGTAAAAAATCACTAGCCCTAGCGCAAAAAGCTAAAGACGAAAACCCCTACATTGTCCAAATCGCAGGCAGTGATACGGAAAATATAAAAAAAGCGGTTTTAATCCTAAACGAGCTTGATGGTATAGATGGCATAGACTTAAATTGTGGCTGCCCAGTGCCGAAGGTGGTAAAGCAATGCTCAGGCTCTGCGCTTTTAAAGGATCTCTCCCAGCTTTCACGCATAGTAAAAACCATAAAAAGCGTCTCAAACAAAAAGCTAACTAGCGTTAAAATGCGTCTTGGATTTGATGAGAAAATTCCTGATAAAATAGCCATCGCCTGCGAGGAAGCTGGGGCTGATTATATCACCATACACGGGCGCACTAGGGCTGGCGGATATAGTGCGCAGGTGGACTACGAAGCCATAGCTAGGGCAAAGCAAGCTGTTAAAATCCCAGTCGTAGCAAACGGCGATATAGATGATAAAAATGCCAAAGAGGTGCTAGATTTTACAGGTTGCGATGGGCTTATGATAGGTAGAGCGAGCATAGGTAGACCCTGGATATTTAGCGAGATAAAAGGCGGAAAAAGCGTGAGCGATGAGCTGCGGCGTGAAATAGTACTGGCGCATTTTGACGCTATGCTTGAAAGGTATGGAAGCTTTGGCGTGGGAATTTTTAGAAAGCACTTGCACCAGTATAGCAAGGGTATGGCTGAAGCTAGCGCATTTCGTGATGAGATAAACCGCATAGACGATGCTGCGATTTTTAGAACTAAGATAGAGGAGTTTTTTGCCTAG